The Longimicrobium sp. genome has a segment encoding these proteins:
- the ftsH gene encoding ATP-dependent zinc metalloprotease FtsH, with product MEPPIQNERRRGSDRRRGGGLGGPGRFGVGPLLFGFMALIALTMLFGGMQGSGRMKYSELKNRIQAGQVEQVTITPTAVVAVPKKAIRDSARVRQWTATRDNTVDDPELMRLLDTRQVPYDFASEGKLWSLLIWLLPVAMIVVFWSFMMRRMNPTQGVLTVGKSRARIVGEEGTGVTFDDVAGVDEARQETQEIVEFLRSPEKFAKLGAKIPKGVLLVGPPGTGKTLLARAVAGEAGVTFFQLSGAEFVEMFVGVGAARVRDLFAQAKSQAPCIIFIDELDALGKARTPGGVLGGNDEREQTLNQLLVEMDGFDPRIAVIIMAATNRPEILDPALLRPGRFDRQILVDRPDWKGRLDILRIHSRGVSLAKDVDLDRIARRTPGFVGADLANLLNEAALLAARRDKPEVTMLEIDDAVDRIVAGLEKKNRLINEKERTIVAYHEAGHAIVAERVPTADPVHKISIIPRGVAALGYTQQLPTEDRYLLTKQELMDRIAVLLGGRVAEEIVFNEISTGAGNDLERVTELARSMVMEYGMSRELGPVNLSGPRRMQFLQADGDHAGGRQYSEDTAREIDSEIRGLIDGTYERVRKLLTEDRGVLEVLAQRLLEKEVVDESELREIMHLPPRTREPSEDRVVTPPPAAPLGDASQARAATSPADEPAAD from the coding sequence ATGGAACCCCCCATCCAGAACGAGAGGCGCCGCGGCTCCGACCGCAGGCGCGGCGGCGGCCTCGGCGGGCCCGGCCGCTTCGGCGTGGGCCCGCTCCTCTTCGGCTTCATGGCCCTGATCGCCCTGACCATGCTCTTTGGCGGCATGCAGGGGAGCGGGCGGATGAAGTACAGCGAGCTGAAGAACCGCATCCAGGCGGGGCAGGTGGAGCAGGTCACCATCACCCCCACCGCCGTGGTGGCGGTTCCGAAGAAGGCCATCCGCGACAGCGCGCGCGTGCGCCAGTGGACCGCCACGCGCGACAACACCGTCGACGACCCCGAGCTCATGCGCCTGCTGGACACCCGGCAGGTGCCCTACGACTTCGCCTCGGAGGGGAAGCTCTGGAGCCTTCTCATCTGGCTCCTCCCGGTGGCCATGATCGTGGTGTTCTGGAGCTTCATGATGCGGCGGATGAACCCCACGCAGGGCGTGCTGACCGTGGGGAAGAGCCGCGCGCGCATCGTGGGCGAGGAAGGCACCGGCGTCACCTTCGACGACGTGGCGGGGGTGGACGAGGCCAGGCAGGAGACGCAGGAGATCGTGGAGTTCCTGCGCAGCCCGGAGAAGTTCGCCAAGCTGGGGGCCAAGATCCCCAAGGGCGTGCTGCTCGTGGGCCCGCCGGGGACGGGGAAGACGCTGCTGGCGCGCGCGGTGGCCGGCGAGGCGGGCGTCACCTTCTTCCAGCTCTCGGGCGCCGAGTTCGTGGAGATGTTCGTGGGCGTGGGCGCGGCCCGCGTGCGCGACCTGTTCGCGCAGGCCAAGAGCCAGGCGCCGTGCATCATCTTCATCGACGAGCTCGACGCGCTGGGGAAGGCGCGCACCCCCGGCGGCGTGCTGGGCGGCAACGACGAGCGCGAGCAGACGCTGAACCAGCTCCTGGTGGAGATGGACGGCTTCGACCCGCGCATCGCCGTGATCATCATGGCGGCGACCAACCGGCCGGAGATCCTGGATCCCGCGCTGCTCCGCCCCGGTCGCTTCGACCGGCAGATCCTGGTGGACCGGCCCGACTGGAAGGGGCGGCTCGACATCCTCAGGATCCACTCGCGCGGGGTGTCGCTGGCGAAGGACGTGGACCTGGACCGCATTGCCCGGCGCACGCCGGGGTTCGTGGGCGCCGACCTGGCCAACCTGCTGAACGAGGCCGCGCTCCTGGCCGCCCGGCGCGACAAGCCGGAAGTGACCATGCTCGAGATCGACGACGCGGTGGACCGCATCGTGGCCGGGCTGGAGAAGAAGAACCGGCTGATCAACGAGAAGGAGCGCACCATCGTGGCCTATCACGAGGCCGGCCATGCCATCGTGGCCGAGCGCGTGCCCACGGCCGACCCGGTGCACAAGATCAGCATCATCCCGCGCGGGGTGGCGGCGCTGGGCTACACGCAGCAGCTGCCCACGGAAGACCGCTATCTCCTCACCAAGCAGGAGCTGATGGACCGCATCGCCGTGCTGCTGGGCGGGCGTGTGGCCGAGGAGATCGTGTTCAACGAGATCTCCACCGGCGCGGGGAACGACCTGGAGCGCGTGACCGAGCTGGCGCGCAGCATGGTGATGGAGTACGGGATGAGCCGCGAGCTGGGCCCGGTGAACCTCAGCGGCCCGCGGCGGATGCAGTTCCTGCAGGCCGACGGCGACCACGCGGGCGGCCGCCAGTACAGCGAGGACACGGCGCGCGAGATCGACAGCGAGATCCGCGGGCTGATCGACGGCACCTACGAGCGCGTGCGCAAGCTGCTGACCGAGGACCGCGGCGTGCTGGAGGTGCTGGCGCAGCGGCTGCTGGAGAAGGAGGTGGTGGACGAGTCGGAGCTGCGGGAGATCATGCACCTGCCGCCGCGCACGCGCGAGCCCAGCGAGGACCGCGTGGTCACCCCGCCGCCCGCCGCG